The following coding sequences lie in one Oncorhynchus kisutch isolate 150728-3 linkage group LG27, Okis_V2, whole genome shotgun sequence genomic window:
- the LOC109871638 gene encoding uncharacterized protein LOC109871638 has translation MYSDSTRMGHYRFIHQNTDDYCYCLHCVQYGPTLYQGGPGGYRPPPTHPDHPEVDLRGDISLPPFPVEPEDIEPGLEKCERGGEGRGDGGGGEGGEGEGEGSGAEAGAGWGVSGHSAPQRRPVFTGPGQHGQPQPGQFSPSHPWNYNPAQWTCPVEPGLGLIFYSPVKEQCGYVGQGGGGTAGTGIGTHPFNSNRNASASSLPLDPANTQFRGQRTKHRQAIYSYGPEKPIWDQSKYRLERQASYSPQEQHRQASLGLEKQVWGQSNHRLERQNSFSPQEIHSQVSYIYSPEDKLTQRQLVRYGPEQKVWGQLKHRQTSYSYSPEEQVWGYAGDEHDHLDRCVPLEQRELHPHMRNGHSGGGGPSPRRVYSQGVGDRTNYQERTTRLKAGGAVGGAGVDSCNERHVPAGSGSVQKTFFSTEVPQKQLVIQPKQRSHCGPGLGHRTPSHEATGPVHGATIGTEERFNQRAKQPASQGVNQNQGGDPDLDPQRQRVKQKDGQGSARKSQCSVWENQCHVRENKGSVRQKEGLVREQIRQVVSDLEGVLGGLKQVHVEMKEVVEQIDLLTANLDLEEGSCNSSPHGGDAIPNPRDCRVLMYNQKTSTGEQMYTHKIRTVDLKTNGDQGLLYRDPDHTVTIQTTSPSHVLTASVIKTNRVGVTALSPLSPSPSKDSKQERRGLNKDPPIPGPSRDINHVTQTPGLEQIPSLPLLLWTHTPISTAMVGYSVPSRRSQKPPLYPHPNGRVERLNKGLAPPPYPAQSALPVLPHLAQPPYPTHPNHPALPPSALKTPPYLEKSRPSSSMV, from the exons ATGTACTCAGACAGCACACGGATGGGACACTATAGATTCATTCATCAAAACACAGACGACTACTGCTACTGCCTTCACTGTGTCCAATACGGACCCACGCTGTACCAGGGAGGACCAGGGGGGTACAGaccaccacccacacacccagACCACCCAGAGGTGGACCTCAGAGGAGACATCAGCCTTCCTCCTTTCCCTGTGGAGCCAGAGGATATAGAACCTGGACTAGAGAAGTgtgagagaggaggtgaaggaagaggagatggtggagggggagaaggtggagaaggagaaggtgaAGGAAGTGGTGCTGAAGCTGGAGCTGGATGGGGTGTAAGTGGTCACAGTGCCCCACAGAGGAGGCCAGTGTTCACCGGGCCGGGTCAGCATGGTCAACCTCAGCCAGGCCAGTTTAGCCCCAGCCACCCCTGGAACTACAACCCTGCCCAGTGGACCTGCCCAGTGGAGCCTGGCCTGGGTCTGATATTCTACTCCCCTGTGAAAGAACAGTGTGGCTATGtgggacagggtggaggtggcACTGCTGGGACAGGGATCGGGACACACCCATTCAACAGCAATAGAAACGCGTCAGCCTCATCACTCCCCCTGGACCCGGCAAACACACAGTTCAGGGGTCAGCGGACCAAACACAGACAGGCTATCTACAGCTACGGTCCTGAGAAACCGATCTGGGATCAGTCAAAATACAGACTAGAAAGACAGGCTAGCTATAGTCCACAGGAGCAACACAGACAGGCTAGTCTCGGTTTAGAAAAGCAGGTCTGGGGTCAGTCGAACCACAGGCTAGAAAGACAGAATAGCTTCAGTCCACAAGAAATACACAGCCAGGTTAGCTACATTTACAGTCCTGAAGACAAGCTGACACAACGACAGCTAGTCCGCTACGGTCCAGAACAAAAGGTCTGGGGTCAGTTGAAACACAGACAGACTAGCTACAGCTACAGTCCAGAGGAACAGGTCTGGGGATATGCTGGAGATGAACACGATCATTTGGACAGGTGTGTACCGCTTGAACAAAGAGAATTACACCCTCACATGCGAAATGGacatagtggtggtggtggtcccAGCCCCAGGCGTGTGTACTCTCAGGGCGTGGGAGATAGAACTAACTACCAGGAGAGGACTACTAGATTAAAGGCTGGGGGAGCTGTAGGTGGGGCAGGAGTGGACAGCTGTAATGAACGACATGTCCctgctggctctggctctgtTCAGAAGACTTTCTTTTCCACTGAAGTCCCCCAGAAACAGTTGGTAATCCAGCCCAAGCAGAGGAGTCATTGTGGGCCTGGCCTTGGCCATAGAACCCCAAGTCATGAAGCTACTGGACCAGTGCATGGAGCCACTATAGGCACGGAAGAGAGATTCAACCAAAGGGCCAAACAGCCAGCAAGCCAGGGAGTCAACCAGAACCAGGGAGGAGACCCAGACCTAGACCCCCAGAGACAGAGGGTGAAGCAGAAGGATGGTCAGGGTTCAGCCCGGAAAAGCCAGTGTTCGGTCTGGGAGAACCAGTGTCATGTCCGGGAAAACAAGGGTTCTGTCCGGCAGAAGGAGGGCTTGGTTCGGGAGCAGATCAGACAGGTGGTGTCAGACCTGGAGGGGGTCCTGGGAGGTCTCAAACAGGTCCACGTGGAGATGAAGGAG GTGGTTGAACAGATTGATCTGCTGACAGCTAACCTTGACCTGGAAGAGGGATCATGTAACAGTTCCCCTCATGGTGGTGATGCCATCCCCAACCCCAGAGACTGCAGAGTCCTGATGTATAATCAGAAGACTAGTACTGGAGAGCAGATGTATACCCACAAGATTAGGACTGTTGACCTGAAGACTAATGGAGACCAGGGATTACTGTACAGAGACCCTGACCATACTGTCACCATACAAACTACCTCTCCGTCCCATGTCCTCACCGCATCAGTCATCAAAACCAACCGGGTTGGGGTCACAGCCCTGAGCCCCCTGAGCCCGAGCCCTTCCAAAGACTCCAAACAGGAAAGACGGGGGCTCAACAAAGACCCTCCTATACCTGGCCCTTCCAGAGACATAAACCATGTGACCCAGACCCCTGGGCTAGAACAGATTCCCTCCCTACCCCTACTATTATGGACCCACACCCCTATCTCCACAGCCATGGTTGGATACAGTGTCCCGTCTCGTAGGAGCCAGAAACCACCACTGTACCCCCACCCCAATGGACGGGTGGAGAGGCTTAATAAGGGTCTGGCTCCACCACCCTACCCGGCCCAGTCAGCCCTGCCGGTCCTGCCCCACCTGGCCCAGCCACCCTACCCTACCCACCCTAACCACCCTGCCCTGCCTCCCAGTGCCCTGAAGACACCCCCATACCTGGAGAAAAGCAGACCGAGCTCCAGCATGGTGTGA